A genomic window from Silene latifolia isolate original U9 population chromosome Y, ASM4854445v1, whole genome shotgun sequence includes:
- the LOC141632200 gene encoding uncharacterized protein LOC141632200, with protein MLDDDDALLQLSEDDVQEELDYWQNAVYGFIIGANPPWQMIENFLKRIWSKHNIDKISFLPNEVFLARFQTQEMKEAVLGSGHFLFNNKPVVIRPWTPEAQLIKEELKSVPAWIRLENLPLKFWGKSLPKIASLVGSFVKCDDATEQKTRLGFGRVMVELKLGQAFPNVIKFLDEKQQVMEVKVVYEWKPCVCTKCKRIGHEKENLPASKKSEKQVGQTSVAAVQVQKNDNVLGEVTPVSNQVQATGSPSPIRITKASKPGSTGPASSSYKEVLSGSSSPRVAMNLSETKIKPQNKNKTVLTVFREWCICTNSSMHKGGRIWVLWKPNTVNITFLEYNAQFIHMLVTDINSQQHFYCTMMYAFNEFAQRESLWLKLKSFARQIHEPWIVGGDFNCVTLAHERLGGTVTTAEAEPFQECIEDCDLSDMPATGAFYTWNNKQPPDTRIYSRLDRVFINQAWAAQLPDYFANFLYEGYFDHTPCLVDVAQVSHANTRPFKYYNMWSTAPGFRDCVLSIWQQDILGAKMYRVIRKLKLLKPQLKKLNKTIISDVENKTDLAQTELFDIQRKLIQSPDNADLVRQELQANQNFVWLLKAKMNFMRQKAKAHWLAVGDANSSYFHGVIKVRRCTNTVKQIRDHKGKLFTEEKGIQQAFLEYYQGLLGFRSTTSGIKPVIVKKGKTCTNTHTQLLMKPIS; from the exons AtgcttgatgatgatgatgcccTTCTTCAGTTGTCAGAGGATGATGTGCAGGAGGAATTGGATTACTGGCAGAATGCGGTGTATGGCTTCATTATAGGGGCAAATCCTCCTTGGCAGATGATAGAGAATTTCCTGAAAAGAATATGGAGTAAGCATAACATAGACAAGATTTCTTTTCTCCCTAATGAAGTTTTTTTGGCTAGATTCCAAACACAGGAAATGAAGGAGGCTGTGTTAGGCAGTGGACATTTTTTGTTTAATAATAAGCCTGTGGTTATCAGACCATGGACACCAGAGGCTCAGTTGATTAAAGAAGAGTTGAAAAGTGTTCCAGCCTGGATTAGATTGGAAAACCTTCCACTTAAATTTTGGGGAAAGAGTCTCCCTAAAATAGCCTCCCTAGTTGGGTCTTTTGTGAAGTGTGATGATGCAACTGAGCAGAAAACAAGACTAGGGTTTGGTAGGGTGATGGTGGAACTTAAATTAGGCCAAGCTTTTCCTAATGTTATCAAATTCTTAGATGAAAAACAACAGGTCATGGAAGTGAAGGTGGTTTATGAATGGAAACCATGCGTGTGCACTAAGTGTAAGCGTATAGGCCATGAAAAAGAGAACT TACCTGCAAGTAAGAAATCAGAGAAACAAGTAGGTCAGACATCTGTAGCTGCAGTTCAGGTTCAGAAGAATGATAATGTTTTGGGTGAAGTCACTCCTGTGTCCAATCAAGTGCAGGCTACTGGTTCACCTTCTCCTATCAGGATAACTAAGGCTAGTAAACCAGGGAGCACAGGCCCTGCTTCCTCTTCATATAAAGAGGTTCTTAGTGGTTCTAGTTCTCCTAGGGTTGCTATGAACTTAAGTG AGACAAAAATTAAGCCCCAAAATAAGAATAAGACTGTCCTCACTGTGTTCAGAGAGTGGTGTATTTGCACCAACTCTTCTATGCATAAAGGAGGGAGAATTTGGGTTCTTTGGAAACCTAATACGGTTAATATTACGTTCTTAGAGTATAATGCTCAATTTATTCATATGCTAGTAACTGATATCAATTCTCAGCAGCATTTTTATTGTACCATGATGTATGCTTTTAATGAGTTTGCCCAAAGAGAGTCCTTATGGCTGAAATTAAAGAGCTTTGCTAGACAAATACATGAGCCCTGGATTGTGGGAGGGGATTTTAATTGTGTAACTCTAGCTCATGAGAGATTGGGGGGTACTGTTACTACTGCTGAAGCTGAACCTTTTCAGGAGTGCATTGAGGACTGTGACTTGAGTGACATGCCTGCCACAGGTGCATTCTATACTTGGAACAATAAGCAACCCCCTGATACAAGAATTTATAGCAGATTGGACAGAGTGTTCATAAATCAAGCCTGGGCTGCTCAGTTACCTGATTATTTTGCTAATTTCCTTTATGAGGGTTATTTTGATCACACCCCATGCTTGGTGGATGTGGCACAGGTTAGTCATGCAAATACTAGGCCTTTTAAGTACTATAATATGTGGAGTACAGCCCCTGGGTTCAGAGATTGTGTGTTAAGCATCTGGCAGCAAGATATCTTGGGGGCCAAAATGTATAGGGTCATTAGGAAGCTTAAACTTCTGAAACCCCAATTAAAAAAGCTTAACAAGACAATTATTTCTGATGTGGAAAACAAGACTGATTTGGCTCAGACAGAACTATTTGATATTCAAAGGAAGCTAATTCAGAGCCCTGATAATGCTGATTTGGTGAGACAGGAGTTACAAGCTAATCAGAATTTTGTCTGGCTCCTTAAGGCTAAGATGAATTTTATGAGACAAAAAGCAAAGGCTCATTGGCTAGCAGTAGGGGATGCAAATTCTTCCTATTTTCATGGAGTTATCAAGGTAAGGAGATGTACAAATACTGTTAAACAGATCAGGGACCACAAAGGAAAGCTCTTTACTGAGGAGAAGGGTATTCAACAAGCTTTCTTGGAATATTATCAAGGGCTCTTGGGATTTAGGAGTACTACTTCTGGAATCAAACCAGTTATTGTGAAGAAAGGAAAGACTTGTACAAATACTCACACACAATTACTTATGAAACCTATCTCCTAG
- the LOC141632199 gene encoding uncharacterized protein LOC141632199 translates to MTCLFVPQKVKKAKLSPTSLLDHPKCQAEWEISDDLPGEEIFYVDVLPPWQMYFDGAARKDGAGAGVVFVTPQNHLMPYSFTLTQLCSNNMAEYQALILGLQMAIEIGVRDMDIYGDSKLVVNQVLGEYEVKKEDLIPYHQQALQLLNQLDDIHVGHVPRSANKLGRRAC, encoded by the coding sequence ATGACTTGCTTGTTCGTGCCTCAAAAGGTCAAAAAGGCCAAGCTATCGCCGACTTCTTTGCTTGATCATCCAAAGTGCCAAGCAGAGTGGGAAATTTCAGATGACCTCCCAGGAGAAGAAATTTTCTATGTGGACGTCCTACCTCCATGGCAAATGTACTTTGACGGTGCTGCAAGGAAGGACGGAGCTGGAGCCGGAGTTGTAttcgtaactccacaaaatcatctcATGCCATACTCCTTTACGCTCACTCAGTTGTGCTCAAATAATATGGCAGAATACCAAGCTCTCATACTCGGCCTCCAAATGGCGATCGAAATAGGTGTTAGAGATATGGACATCTACGGCGACTCGAAGCTGGTGGTCAACCAAGTCCTTGGTGAATATGAAGTAaaaaaggaagacttgattccCTACCATCAACAGGCATTACAACTGCTGAATCAACTTGACGACATCCATGTTGGTCATGTACcaaggagtgccaataagttggGTAGACGCGCTTGCTAA